Sequence from the Peromyscus maniculatus bairdii isolate BWxNUB_F1_BW_parent chromosome 11, HU_Pman_BW_mat_3.1, whole genome shotgun sequence genome:
TCTTGGGGACTTTCCTAAAATCATACCACATtgttttagtttctattttaaagTATAGCTATTCCAAATACATTTTTGTAATTTAGGTACAATACATCAAGCCATTTTTTTTCCCGGATATGCTAAGAAACAGATTAGAAGCTTATCTAGAGGGAGATTTTATAAGAAGCCAAAGGAAGGGGGCCAATGTTCTCTCTTAAATGCCGTTCATTCacgatggggagagagagacaagatACCCACACCAAAGTCACTGGTGTCTGGCCCCCAGACTCTGGCTACAGACtcagacataaataaaatgtttttcattttctgaggAGTGGAAGGTGATTCGTCTAAACTTTCCTCTCTCCGTGGTGATGTCATGGGAAGAAAAGTTGCCATTTGAGTATTTCCTGTTCTTTCACACTATCCCATCTGTACTTCCAGAGTCTACAATTCCCCCTAGTCGCTCTGTGGTGAAGGGTGTCACAGGAGGCTCTGTGGCCATGGTCTGTCCCTACAACCCCAAGGAAAGCAACAGCCTCAAGTACTGGTGTCGCTGGGAAGGGGATGGAAATGGCCACTGCCCGATTCTTGTGGAGAGCCAGGGGGTGGTGCAAGAAGACTATGAGGGCCGACTGGCCCTGTATGACCAGCCAGGCAATGGCTCCTACACTGTCATCCTCAACCAGCTCACCACCCAGGATGCCGGCTCCTACTGGTGTCTCACCAATGGCGACTCTCGCTGGAGAACCACCATAGAACTCCAGGTTGCTGAAGGTGAGAGCTGACCTggagcaggtggaggcaggaggctgaggacTATTCCAACAGCAGCGGTTTCATCCGCCCCCTAGACCTCTTCCCTGCTGTGCCATCTCCATGTTGGTGCAGGAAGGACCTACTTGTCCAGAGGTCACATTTCCAGACCCATGACCAGCACCGCATATTCCTTCAATCATCACTTGCAACACTTCCTGATATCAAATATTGGCCTCCTTTGCTGCAGACAGATGTCCCCTGAAGTAGAATATTGAACATGCTCTTTGTACTAAGCCTAGAAAAAAACTAAGTAAGTAAAGGCAAGtaaaagaagcaaagagaagccAGCGAGCAAGGCTGTATGTTCTGTACTAAAGTCTGGGCTGATCTGGTGGTCATCAATAGTCACTGTATTAGCATGCCTTCTGTTTCTTATTACATGCAAACTAATATATCCCAATGATATCTTCAGGGGAAATGCACACGGCACGCCAAAACCACCACTTTCCTTCCCCGGTCACACCTCCAAGTCTCAGTTTCTGTGTCTGTTtgccagctccagggaagccCGACCTCGAGGTGACACCCCAGAATGCGACGGCTGTGCTGGGAGAGACCTTCACGCTCTCCTGCCACTATCCCTGCAAGCTCTACTCCCAAGAGAAATACTGGTGCAAGTGGAGCAACAAGGGTTGCCACGTCCTGCCTAGCCGTGACGAAGGGGCCCGCCAGCCCTCTGTGAGCTGTGACCCCAGCAACCAGCTCATCTCCATGACCCTGAACCCCGTCAAGAAGGAAGACGAAGGCTGGTACTGGTGTGGGGTGAAGCAAGGCCAGACCTATGGAGAAACTACAGCCATCTACGTAGCGGTTGAAGAGGGGACAGGGGGTGAGTCTCCAAGGGCGGTCAGTGCCTGCACCCCACAGCACCCCGTGGCAGGGCTTATCAAAGGCCCCTGACTAGAAGCTTCTCCATCAGGGTAACCCCGGGTTTTGCTATAAGAGTAAGGAAGCAAATAGTAGGAGCTTTTCTGTTTAATCTCAGTCACAAGACAAGTCTCACAGGTGCCTCTCACACCAGAGTGAAGGCCCCTCTCCGTCCAGAAGTCCTACATAGCAATTTCATAGTCACAGTCACGTCGGCACACCCGTCCTCCTCCATCCAGTCTGTGCGAGACAGTTCTCCGAAGATGGTTGGGTGCCAACATCTTGACCAAGAACACGAAGGCACAGGGTGCGAGTGTAGCTTGGAttagagcatgtgcttagcatgtgcggtgccctgggttcaattcctgacaCCAAAAGaataaagggaggaagaaaacaatTAATGCAAGCTCATCTGGCAAGTTGGTATTCCCAGCCTCTGATTAAAATATCATATAAGCCAGGTgatagtggtgcacatctttaatcccagcacttgggaggcacaggcaggtagatctctgtcagttcaaggctagcctggtctacagagtgagttccaggacagtgaaagctgttacacagagaaacctgtctcaaaaaaagaaaaagagaaaaagaaaggaaagagagaaaaaagaaaagaaaaagtcatataAGATGCCATCTTGTATGATATGGGCCTTTTAGCCTTGGATAGCTCAGGAAGTCTGAGTCCAGCAAGACTAGCTCACTAGAAGCCATTGTGGTGCTGCTGCCTGGAGGCAGCCCTAGGACAGGATTTGGACGCTGTGACaatctctctgtctgcctgttgTCACAGGTGGATCTGTTACATAGATCCTTGACAAGGGAAATGAGCTTGGTAAGACCAGAGGATTGGACAGAGGTAGTCATGGTGTGGGGACAGTAGGAGTAGATATAATGTCTGGGATCTAGAACAGGTCTTCACTACCAAGCTTAGTGCCAGTCCAGAGCCCGCCCCAGTAGCTCTGAGGTCTCGCCCTGTGATTTCTCCCTAACCCACAAGGCACACGAACACAGAGGAAAAACCATAACCAGCTTTGTTTTGCTCTGCTGCAGGGTCACGCCATGTCAACCCACCAGATGCAAACGCACATGCGGATGTTGCTCCAGAAAAGGCAGTTGAATCCAGTGTCAGTGAGAATGAGAATAGACCCGTTCTGAACCCCAAGCTTCTGGCAGAGGAAAAAGGGATAGAGAGCGTAGGAGACCAAGCTCAGGAGAACAGAGCATCTGTGAATGCTGGCAGGTGAGTAGATCGCCCACTCTACCGCTCCAGAGGCCAAGCCCCAAGTCTGGGCCACTAGAACCAAGTAGCAGAGTGTGAAAGGAGACCCGTAGCTCTCACAGCCTTGGCTCATGCTTgtcagggaaggggagggtgcaCACCCCTTCTCCAGTAGCTGGAGCAGTCCAGTTCAATATCTCAAGCCTGGAATGTGGAGGAGGCCAGGTCCTTGCATTGCTGGTTCAGGGCACGGGGTGGTCCTTAGCAAAGCAGAGTTGAGAACTCCATCAAATAGAGTAGGTagatggggtggggttgggggaccTCTAGCTGGGACAGCCTTCCAGCACATTCTGAGGATCTCCCTCAGTGGTGGGGCTCACTTAATACTTCTTGCAGTGCTGATGCACCAACGGGAAGCTCCAAAGTGCTGTTCGCCACCCTGGTGCCCCTGGGTCTGGTGCTGGCAGTGGGTGCTGTGGCTGTGTGGGTGGCAAGAGCCCGTCACCGGAAGAATGTAGGTGAGTACCCAGAATGCTCCCCATCCCACCTCCAGTTCAGCTGATCAGCCATGTGACTCTGCTATAACCCATtctatcctccttttccttgTGGCTCAAGACAAGGCAATAACTACCTTTCACGAGGCTGATTTAAGCTAGAATGGAGTGCTGTAAACTGAGTCACAGATTAGCAAAGGTCCTAGTGTCTTGACTACCCAAGAAAGGGAGTCAGACTATTCTCACTTTGATTTGGAGGTAAGCATCAAAAGACACCACTCCTTGGTGTTCCTTGGGCTGTGGCGTGTGGTAGGTCCTCTCAGGGAGAGCAACACACGCTGCTCTCCTCACCCATGGTCCTACCCTCACACCAACTCCTCTGCCCAACAGACCGGATGTCAATCAGCAGTTACAGGACAGACATTAGCATGTCAGACTTCAAGAACTCCAGGGATTTTGGAGGCAATGACAACATGGGAGCCTCTCCAGACAATCAGGAGACAGTCCTGGAAAGGAAAGATGGTATGTAATTTGAGAATGCACAGCCCTTGGGATAGCAAAACTGGACCTGCTCCCATCTGGGAGGGAACAGAGATGGTTAGGGCTAaggacactctctctctctctccatgcagAAATCATGACTACCACTGAGATTGCCACAGAGCCAGAAGAATCCAAGAAAGCAAAGCGGGTAAGGAAGAAGGGCATCCCATTGCATGGCAGGGGATTTGGACTACAGTTAGACGTCAGGGCAAAATCACCCCCATCGGGAGACTCTTCGAGAGGACTTTCTGAGAAGGGGACAAATCCTTCCGTGTGAAGCTTCAGAGGGACAGGAACTCAGTTGTAGGCTGTGAACTGCAGAAGATGTGGTCACAGGCAGAGGGTCACATGTTAACAGTGACGACTGAGTGAGTGGGTGGTCTTCCTGAGCTACAGGACCTCAGGGCCTTTCCGTGGACCACACATCCCCCTTTGAAAGCTTCCTCTGGCCTATCCTTTGGCCGGAGGCTGGAAGACATTTATTCACAGTGGGCATCTTGATCATCACACCCTTGCCCACCTCAACCAGTATCCTGAAACCCCAGAAGAGGCAACTCCTACCATTGGGTTGCAAATTACCCTCCTTTCTTGTCTTCCCAAGGCTCCTTATGATGCCCTGTTTTTTCTAATCATGGagtactgatatatatatatatatatatatatatatatatatatatatatatataattttttttttactatatctgCTTCCCCTCATACTACCAGAGAGCCTGCATTTAGCATAGTCAGGATGTGGAGTTAGTCCTAGAAATGAGTCCCTGCCACCTGGACAGtgttaacaacaaaaaaaaaagctacctctCCGgggtggtagaaagagaaaatgctgGACATCTTGGCCGACAACAACCTAGGTCACCTCACCTGTGGACGACAAGAGCATAACTTCTGGGGACGGCCCCCGCCGACAGGTGTTCCACTCCGCTTTGCATAAGGGGGTAGTGAGACAGTGGGAGATATTTTTAGAGGCTACAACTTTCCATTTCTCAAAATTTAGCTCTTCCTCCTGAGCATGGGGGCTGGACTGAGAGCAAGGTCTCAGAAGCGGGTGCTGTGCCAGCAGAGATGGGATACACAGAACTTCACGTGTATGTCCTTCTTCTTGCCCATCAACTGATGCCTCTCTCTCCTGTTGCTCTCCAGTCATCCAAGGAGGAAGCTGACCTGGCCTACTCAGCATTCCTGATCCAATCCAGCAACATAGCTGCACAGGTCCACGATGTTCCCAAGGAAGTCTAGGCAGTGCTGACCGCCTACCCCTGCCTGTGACAATCAACTCGAGAATCACACTGATCCACTCACAGCCTGCACTGTCTCCTGGGCTTTTCCCTCCTGACCTCAGAGGTGTCCTGGtcccttgctcagccatcaaAGCCTGGCCTCCCTGTGCCTGTTTGGAAGGTGTGAGGAGTTCCGACCTGCAGCTTTTCTCTGTTAAAAGGTTAATTAAGGTGGAAATAAGGAGTCAAACCTGAGAGACATTTCTGTGAGAAGAGGGTTTGGGGTTCGGGCTCACCTCAGGAGGGAGAGCCATTTGAAGCCTCTTATACCATATGATGGGAAGTCAATGTAACTCTtctcccccccacctctcccttcctcctgtctTCTCCATTCAAAAGACACACCTGAAAACTTACTAGAATTCAGGTGCCTACTAAGTGCTGAGACCCAGGCCACAACCTTTCTATAAACATCACTGAAAGagaccccatctcctcccagattgtaTCTTTTTCACTAAGAAAAGGCATCATTACCAGGCATACCTCCAGCCTCTGCACCTTATAGGGCAGCATAAGGAATTCCTGCAGCCTACAGCATACCTAAGTCGTAAGGGCACCACGGTTTTCAGATGGAAGAGACTTGCTCTAGGGCACCCATGAGATAAGCTGGTGTCAAACCAGATTTGGCAACTCCTGGCTGTAGGCCTGGGGTCTGTCTTCGAGACCTGTGCCCTTATTAGAGGGTGAACTTTGACGTGAGGAAAGTGAGAGGAAATGAGTAACGTgaagcatggtggtatacacgtgcaatcccagcattcaagaggtagAAATAGGATCAGAAGgtcgaggtcatccttggctacgtagggagtttgaggccagcctgggatacatgaagaCCTTATTTTCAAAGcacgaggaagaggaggaggaaggagaaggaggaggagaaagagaaggagaaggacgaggaggaggagaaagagaaggaggaggaggagaaagagaaggaggaggaggaggaaagagaaggagaagaagaaggaggagaaggagatgaaATAACACAAATGAGTCTTTCCTCAGTATCACCTTTCCCCTTCCTGTTGCTCATGTGGACCTCAGATAAGGGAATTCTCACCCTCTTGTATGTGGAGAGTTTTGAGCGGACAGGAAGAAGATTGAGCCTGGGAGCAGCTGCTCTTCTAAgggtcacattaaaaaaaaaaactgtttctctCTGAGCTCTGCACTTCAACCAGCACCTACAGGCTGAAACCAACAAATCAGAAATGTCAATTAATAATTAAAGTCTATGATTACTACCAAGGAGGCTTGGGCTGTGTTTGTCCCCCACACCTTCAGGTGCCTCAGAATATGTGTCCCAACCAACAAACTCAGCCTCTACAAAGGCTGAGCTGAAGGGGTCTTGAGCATAATGTCTTGGAGACAGACGAGCCAACCTGCGGTTCCTTGAGCTCagttctcctctgctctcctcttggGCTATCAACTGCACGACTTAATTCCCTGGCCCTGGCCTACATCAAAGTCTTTGACTCCATCCCaggcagaaagaggcagagaaaaagatGGGGAATGGTAGGtccttcccccccacacacagaccccatggaaaagcaaagagcctttatttcaagctccagagcttgatCTCTCTGTCTGGCCAACACaggggtgagagcagagagccccgagctcaggtggggcagagtctttatcatagcagaggttgggttGAGGGGATTTCcaagggtccaggaccctgattggctgacaattgtctaggtgtatctgtaaaacaaaaaataggtgtgtgctagactcaaggacatctggccaccttatctaatttttggaatgtttggggtgtcaggtacttcctcacccctgggtggatccctgggtggggtcagcttaaggcttttcctgggtctgggtgctgcctgccagtaagcttgtcacagaagctgtgtctaggcccctaagcctgtcatggcagctgtgtggtcaagctattttgagGCCTTTTCACATTCCCCCCTTCACAAGTACCAATGATAAGACTCAATAATGAGTCCTACCtgtccagggatgcaagggtatTGGGGGTAGGTCCTTTTCTTTGTGATGTGGATGCAGATCTACTTCTCTGGTGATGATAGAAAGTCAGCCCAGAAGAGGTATAATTAACTGTAAGCCGCGTCACTTGTTCTTAGACGTTATACATCCTCATTCCATATGCTTCCCCACACTGTTTGCAGTGTCAGTCAAGGGCTCTGCCTGCGACAGGAGATTGAGACATTGCATTAATGTCAGTAACCGGAAGTCTGAGCCTGGGTTTATCACACAACCTATCCCAATCCCTGCACTCACAGGCCAAAAAAATGTCACCAAAGCCACAGGCAATGTATTATATTATCAATAGGTGATGGCAAGTGCACCACATAGTCTCGTCCTGAGGAAGTTCCTTACAAGAAGGAAGCTGGGTCACAGGTGGACCTGAACTTTGTTAGGACGTCATTCAGCCCCATACAAAAGAATAACAGTTGTGAGCCTGATGATGATAAACCAATCAGCAATGGCCATCAACCATTCAGGGAGGTAAACATCTGATGACAAGGAAACCTTCCTGTGTTTTAAGAATTATCCTTCGAAAGGCTGTTACATAACAGTCTGACTATGCATTAACAAGGCCCACCTAGCAGTTCCGAGACAGTTGATTTTACTTTGTAAACTGAAATAATCTCTAACCATTTAAGACTTTTCTAGACTCAAGACTGGACAACTCTTCTAAGAACACTagacattaataattaatatgaaGTTGGAGACCAACCGTTTATGCTGATGACTATGAAGCTGGACCCCAAGGCAAAGAAATCTGTAGTGTACCCCCACCCAAGCTCCCCCAAAATACTTAACTGTGCTGAGGAGCCTGGACCATAAAAAATAATACTGAAGGgttatctcagaaacaaaactatCTAAGTGGAGAAAGGGTACACTAGATAAAAGATTTAAGACGGAGGCCAATGGCGCCAAGTTGGCCATGAAGCTAAAGCGGGAATTGGGAAAAAATGAGCCAATGAGCCAAGGGGCTCCAGAGAGTCTCTTCCAAGGCAGGTAGGTGTAatgtcacacacctgtaatcacagcatgaaggaggctgaggccagaatcctgtgagtgccaggccaacctatactacatagcaagactctgtctcaaaaataaacaatcagGATTTCTAGGTATGGTGACAGACAAGGCCGCTATGTGACCTAGTGAAGGAGAAGAATCAAGATGAAAGGGACCGGAATTCCAGTGAGAGAAATACCAGAAGAACATCAGCAACACACACAGGACAGTGGGCAAACAAAGATGGgtgacaagaaaacaaacaaacaaacaagccatggCGACATCTACAGTGTCATCATGGAGAAACGGCATGGAGCAGTCAGATGGCACACAGCCACTTTACGGTGCTCACACCAGGCTGGAGTCAGTGGTAGCCGCCAGGGAGGCGCTGCAGCTGGCTGAGCCCAGTCACCGTAGGACTGACAACTAAAGAGAGACTGGATGGACTTCAGAGTTGCAGTCAGACGTTAGGCACACTCTGGACAGAAAGACAGCCAGAGCGCTGCACAACTATGGGGACTGTGGTAAGCACGCTGCACCAGAGTCTTAAGCTGAGGCTCCCCGCAGGCATCCAGAGGGACCTGAGGAGGACAGCTCCTCTGCCACTGCCCGGGCGAGCGAGAAGGCCGGAATTCGAACAGTGCGCTTCGTGATCCCACCACTGACCACAAGAATCCTTAGACAAGAGctgtcagagaagaggaacaaGGACGggcagaaggcagaaggaaagagggCGCCCAGCAGCAATGGCGAACACAAGTGTGGGTGTGCCTAGCACGCCCCCTCACAGAAAGCCCCGCATGCGCACCAGAGATGAAGCTGCAGCCAGTGGGCGAGGGGCTGAAGAAAGGAGAATCCCAGACAGTCCCCTTTCAGCAGGGAAGACAAACAGGTCTGCTTTGCTTAAAGCCCTCATCCCACCCGCACAGACTGCCGTGAGAGATGACCAAGGGGACAGGCAAAACGGTGTCCATCCCAACCAGCGGGAAACAAGGACTGCTAGTCTACGCTGGcgcattttcattttcactttaatATTTGCTTCGGTAAGTACTTTAGTTGTTTAGTTCTCTGTTTTAGCTTCTGTCTCATCTAAACAGGCTTTTAcagctgttctttcttttcttcttttctgcacCTATTCTAGAACATTGTCTCCATTATTTCTTATCACCCCAACCCATGCTTACCCTCTTTTTGAAACTTAgctatatttttccttttctattccttttactTCTTAATTATTTACTTCCTCCTCTgtttatttctattaattttctcAGCTCTAAAAACCTACTAACTACGTCTTTCCAAGTCAGTACCCTAGTGCCACTGCCTCCGAACCCTACTGAGAACACAAGTGAAGGACCGAGTATCCACTACTACAAATTCACACCAGGACTTCCGCCAAGTCTTAACATTTGTTGCTGTAGCCAGCATCCCTTCTAAAGAGTTCAGGAAACATAAACACAAGCAAAAACAAGCTCACCCAAGGGACttgcaaaaaaaatcaaagaaaaaagagttGGAAACgtgaagaaataaaaaccagGACCACAACTATCCTGACAGAAGTGCAAAACACAACAAAGGAACAGCAAACATAAGAAAACGGCCACAAGACCACAGTTCCCCAAAACTAGAAACGAAAGGCCGTGATAGATGAAATGCTGGAATCCATGCATCAGAGTCCTACTTTGTCAAGAATTAATACCTACACAGAAGACTCAAACCAGCAGATGAATGAAGTGAGGGGATCAATGCA
This genomic interval carries:
- the Pigr gene encoding polymeric immunoglobulin receptor isoform X1, producing the protein MAQPPWKPPAMRLFLVTVLLAVFSAASTKSPIFGPQEVSSVVGNPVSITCYYPATSVNRHSRKYWCRKGANSLCTTLISSNGYVSKEYAGRANIINFPENNTFVVNIANLTQDDSGSYKCGLGTSNRPLFFDVSLEVSQAPEFPEDTHVYTEDMGRSVTFECPFQKENSHSKKSLCKKIGQTCELVIDSTGKVNPNYKGRVELFMKGTSGEIFGVSIDHLRLNDAGLYVCQAGEGSSANKKNVDLQVLKPEPELVYADLRSSVTLDCALGREVANEAKYLCRMNKETCDVVINTLGKRDPAFDGRILLTPKDNNGRFSVLITGVRKEDAGHYLCGVHSSDLPQESWPIQAWQLFVNEESTIPPSRSVVKGVTGGSVAMVCPYNPKESNSLKYWCRWEGDGNGHCPILVESQGVVQEDYEGRLALYDQPGNGSYTVILNQLTTQDAGSYWCLTNGDSRWRTTIELQVAEAPGKPDLEVTPQNATAVLGETFTLSCHYPCKLYSQEKYWCKWSNKGCHVLPSRDEGARQPSVSCDPSNQLISMTLNPVKKEDEGWYWCGVKQGQTYGETTAIYVAVEEGTGGSRHVNPPDANAHADVAPEKAVESSVSENENRPVLNPKLLAEEKGIESVGDQAQENRASVNAGSADAPTGSSKVLFATLVPLGLVLAVGAVAVWVARARHRKNVDRMSISSYRTDISMSDFKNSRDFGGNDNMGASPDNQETVLERKDEIMTTTEIATEPEESKKAKRSSKEEADLAYSAFLIQSSNIAAQVHDVPKEV